The genomic DNA TACTTACCCCTGCATCCGTAGCAACCGCCTTATAATACAACGGAAACACCGCCGTCGTAATAACAATCGAATACGCCGAGTTCGCCCAATCATAAAAAATCCAGCTGTTCTCTTGTTTGCTGTATTTCTTCATCCCGTCACCCCCTAAACTACTTATTCTATAGTGTACAATATGGTAGGACGGAAAATAGATAAAAATCAAAATTTTACAATTCTCCATAAAACTCAAAGGCAGGCGATTGCTATCCAACAAGTACTTTTACTACAACAAATCATCGACTATATTGAAGAACATATCAAAGAAGAGATTAAGCCCGAGAAACTGGCAAAAATGATCGGTTACTCTCCCTATCATTTTTATAGAATCTTTGATAAGCATATCGGCTACACGGTTATGGATTATGTCTCGAAAAGAAAGCTACAATACGCATTATTTGACTTAGGAAAAGGTGAAAAAATACTTCAAATCGCTTTGGATTATGGATTTGAAACACATGCCGGTTTTACCAAAGCTTTTAAGCGCTGTTTTGGGAGTCCACCAAGCTTATATCGACTTCATTGCCCACTTTCCTTGCCCCCAAAACTTAATTTATTAAGCCTTCGGCAAAAAGAAGTAGGCGGCATTGTCATGCAACCAAAAATTGTACGTAAGCCAGCCTTCACGATTGCTGGCAAAACATTTGAAAGTGCGATTGAAAAAGTCTCTTATACAAGAGATGCGCCTGCCTTTTGGGACCAAAGAATTTCCCTGGACGAATCCATCGAAAAAACATTGTACGAAGCGCTATCCCCACAAATACACGGTGAATATTGTCTTAATCTAAGCAACTCAGACTTAAAAAATCAATTTACCTATTTATTCGCAGTCAATTTCGATCAAGGAACTCAGTTACCGACTAGAATAACAAAGTTGCAAATTCCAGACGCAACTTACGCTGTTTTTAGAACTCCCCTTGTTCCAGTCGAACAATTTGTCGCCTCCATAAAAGGTACTTGGCAATATATTTTGGAAGATTGGTTGCC from Sporosarcina sp. FSL K6-1522 includes the following:
- a CDS encoding AraC family transcriptional regulator, yielding MVGRKIDKNQNFTILHKTQRQAIAIQQVLLLQQIIDYIEEHIKEEIKPEKLAKMIGYSPYHFYRIFDKHIGYTVMDYVSKRKLQYALFDLGKGEKILQIALDYGFETHAGFTKAFKRCFGSPPSLYRLHCPLSLPPKLNLLSLRQKEVGGIVMQPKIVRKPAFTIAGKTFESAIEKVSYTRDAPAFWDQRISLDESIEKTLYEALSPQIHGEYCLNLSNSDLKNQFTYLFAVNFDQGTQLPTRITKLQIPDATYAVFRTPLVPVEQFVASIKGTWQYILEDWLPHSFYEVDETSYDFEYYDEHCHDWEYEKIYMEIYLPIKEKSKG